Proteins from one Labrenzia sp. CE80 genomic window:
- a CDS encoding CpaE family protein — MSTELKLSDTGADLDPHSVNEPQSTVPNAGIDIRPIPRISVQGFCLSDNMSRTIEIAAEDRRMAKAHVKVHMGGIPAAIEFYAQAPTPNLIIVEAGNERSTLVADLERLAEYCDAGTKVIVIGGINDVSLYRDLIHQGVSEYLVAPIDVYQLIGSIGELYGDPDTEPLGRTIAFFGVKGGCGASTVAHNSAWALARNFENEVSVADFDLPFGTAGLDFNQDPLQGVLEAVSSPERLDETFLDRILSKCSEHLSLLASPASLERTYDYGENAFDGLIDTMRSCTPTIVLDLPHVWNGWTKNVLVSADEVVIVAEPDLANLRNAKNVVDTLKQLRPNDRLPQLVMNRVNVPKRPEIKPDEFASALGLPTPLIIPFDPQLFGTAANNGQMIAELDAKHSVSALFSELAQQVSGRSDTNKAKRTGLNSLLSKLISKTA, encoded by the coding sequence ATGAGCACCGAGCTGAAATTGTCCGACACGGGAGCAGATCTGGATCCGCACTCCGTTAACGAACCACAATCGACCGTGCCAAATGCAGGCATAGATATTAGACCAATTCCACGGATCTCGGTTCAAGGCTTTTGTCTTAGCGACAACATGAGCCGCACGATTGAAATCGCGGCGGAGGACCGTCGGATGGCAAAGGCCCATGTGAAGGTCCACATGGGTGGTATTCCGGCGGCTATTGAGTTCTACGCTCAGGCCCCTACGCCCAATCTTATCATCGTGGAAGCCGGTAACGAGCGATCAACCCTTGTTGCAGATCTGGAGCGGCTCGCGGAGTATTGCGACGCTGGCACGAAGGTTATCGTTATCGGTGGAATTAATGATGTTTCTCTCTATCGAGATCTCATTCATCAGGGTGTTAGCGAGTATCTTGTCGCGCCTATAGACGTGTATCAGCTCATTGGTTCGATCGGTGAGCTATACGGTGATCCTGATACAGAGCCGCTGGGCCGCACGATTGCTTTCTTCGGCGTAAAGGGTGGGTGCGGAGCATCCACGGTTGCACATAACAGTGCTTGGGCACTCGCTCGCAACTTTGAGAATGAAGTTTCAGTTGCGGATTTCGACCTACCTTTCGGGACCGCTGGACTGGACTTTAATCAGGATCCGTTGCAAGGCGTTTTGGAAGCTGTGTCTTCACCAGAACGCCTCGACGAAACGTTCCTGGATCGTATCTTGTCCAAGTGCAGCGAGCACCTTAGTCTACTGGCCTCTCCTGCGTCACTTGAGCGGACCTACGATTATGGTGAGAATGCTTTCGATGGTCTCATCGACACCATGCGCAGTTGCACGCCGACAATTGTGCTGGATTTGCCGCATGTGTGGAACGGCTGGACCAAAAATGTTCTGGTCAGCGCAGACGAGGTAGTAATTGTCGCCGAACCTGATCTTGCCAATCTTCGGAATGCGAAAAACGTCGTCGATACTTTGAAGCAATTGCGTCCGAACGACAGGCTGCCGCAGCTGGTTATGAATCGGGTCAATGTACCGAAACGCCCCGAGATCAAACCGGATGAATTCGCGTCTGCTCTAGGTCTGCCGACGCCGCTGATTATCCCGTTTGATCCACAACTCTTCGGAACAGCTGCCAATAACGGGCAGATGATCGCCGAGTTGGACGCGAAGCACAGCGTGAGTGCCCTGTTCTCGGAGCTTGCGCAACAGGTGTCTGGGCGCAGCGATACAAACAAGGCAAAGCGGACCGGGTTGAACTCATTGCTTTCGAAACTGATTAGTAAGACGGCCTAG
- a CDS encoding CpaF family protein, which translates to MFGRRGTSPSGAAPGRPLRPEAAQASPSATPIEEVAVKSDAATSEGSQAEAPQPKPESNDRKSRKSGEYYETKGQIFSALVEAIDLSQLSRLGPEDARDEIRDVVNDIIALKNVVMSISEQEDLLEDICNDVLGYGPLEPLLARDDIADIMVNGAHTVYIETEGKMQQTGVHFRDNAQLMNICQRIVSQVGRRVDDSSPICDARLPDGSRVNVIAPPLAIDGPALTIRKFKRDKLTLDQLVKFGSITPEGATILQIIGKSRCNVLISGGTGSGKTTLLNCLTAYIESSERIITCEDSAELQLQQPHVVRLETRPPNLEGEGEITMRDLVKNCLRMRPERIIVGEVRGPEAFDLLQAMNTGHDGSMGTLHANSPREALSRLESMITMGGFSLPSRTLREMIVSSIDVVVQAARLRDGSRRITHVTEVMGMEGDVIITQDVFLYDMIGEDPSGRILGRHRSTGIGRPRFWERARYFGEEHRLAAALDASEQPEYVNE; encoded by the coding sequence ATGTTCGGTAGACGTGGTACATCGCCTTCAGGAGCGGCGCCAGGGAGGCCCTTGCGGCCAGAAGCGGCGCAAGCATCTCCTTCGGCTACGCCTATCGAAGAAGTTGCTGTCAAGAGCGATGCGGCGACCTCTGAGGGTTCGCAGGCAGAGGCGCCTCAACCAAAACCTGAGTCGAATGATAGGAAAAGCCGGAAGTCCGGAGAGTATTATGAGACCAAGGGGCAGATCTTTAGCGCCCTCGTTGAAGCAATTGACCTTTCGCAGCTGAGCCGTCTTGGTCCAGAAGACGCCCGCGATGAAATTCGGGACGTCGTTAACGATATTATTGCGCTCAAAAATGTCGTGATGTCGATTTCGGAGCAGGAGGACCTGCTCGAGGACATCTGTAACGACGTTCTTGGCTATGGTCCGTTGGAGCCTCTTCTCGCGCGTGACGATATCGCTGATATTATGGTCAATGGTGCCCATACGGTCTACATCGAGACCGAAGGCAAAATGCAGCAGACCGGTGTCCACTTCCGCGACAATGCGCAACTTATGAACATCTGCCAGCGGATCGTAAGTCAGGTCGGACGCCGTGTCGACGATTCCAGCCCGATATGCGATGCACGACTTCCCGATGGCTCTCGTGTGAACGTCATTGCGCCACCACTAGCAATCGATGGACCAGCACTCACGATCCGTAAGTTCAAGAGGGACAAGCTTACGCTCGATCAGCTCGTCAAATTTGGGTCGATCACGCCGGAAGGCGCAACAATCCTGCAAATCATCGGCAAATCTCGATGCAACGTGCTTATTTCTGGCGGTACAGGTTCGGGCAAGACGACGCTTCTCAACTGCCTTACCGCGTATATCGAGAGCAGCGAACGCATTATCACCTGTGAGGATTCAGCTGAACTTCAGCTGCAACAGCCTCATGTGGTGCGCCTGGAAACACGGCCGCCAAATCTCGAGGGTGAGGGCGAAATCACCATGCGAGACCTGGTCAAGAACTGCCTCCGCATGCGGCCTGAACGAATTATCGTTGGTGAGGTTCGCGGGCCGGAAGCATTTGATTTGTTGCAGGCCATGAACACGGGTCACGACGGTTCCATGGGCACCCTGCATGCGAACTCTCCGCGGGAGGCGCTGTCGCGCCTGGAATCGATGATCACGATGGGCGGTTTCTCTCTACCCTCTCGCACACTCCGGGAAATGATCGTGTCGTCGATCGATGTGGTGGTGCAAGCCGCACGCCTTCGCGACGGATCTCGTCGAATTACGCATGTGACAGAAGTCATGGGCATGGAAGGCGATGTTATCATCACTCAAGATGTCTTCCTCTATGACATGATTGGTGAGGATCCAAGCGGCCGCATTCTCGGGCGACATCGGTCGACAGGTATTGGCCGTCCGAGATTCTGGGAGCGCGCGCGTTATTTTGGCGAAGAGCATCGTCTCGCCGCCGCATTGGATGCCTCTGAACAACCCGAATACGTCAATGAGTGA
- a CDS encoding type II secretion system F family protein produces the protein MPDLQSLLGPGLTTLGVAVLVAVSIGGVIYALFQPALSGTKRRDERINVIATRSQSVEVRSQVRDGDKRRKSVQDQLKEFEERQKKKLNSQTNISLIARMEQAGLNWERKHFIFFSLACAVVFLLLGLVFSKNLLIALALGFAGGLGFPRWFINAKRRRRFDAFLNELPNAVDIIVRGVKAGLPLGDCIRIVSNEAAEPVASEFQKIVETQVMGISLTDSVARLPERVPVAEANFFAIVVAIQQKAGGGLSEALGNLSKVLRGRKTMKRKIQALSSEAKSSAGIIGSLPFLVTGAMYLIAPDYIMLLFTRTTGHIIIAGGLFWMFCGIMVMRKMINFDF, from the coding sequence ATGCCTGACCTTCAGTCTTTGCTTGGCCCCGGCCTTACGACGCTCGGTGTCGCTGTACTCGTAGCTGTAAGCATTGGTGGCGTTATCTACGCCCTGTTTCAGCCCGCTCTGTCTGGCACCAAGCGCAGAGACGAACGCATCAATGTGATTGCGACTCGATCCCAATCGGTTGAGGTTCGTTCGCAAGTAAGAGATGGCGACAAGCGGAGAAAGTCCGTTCAGGATCAGCTCAAGGAATTCGAGGAACGGCAAAAAAAGAAGCTGAACAGTCAAACTAATATCTCTCTAATCGCACGAATGGAGCAGGCGGGTTTGAACTGGGAGCGTAAGCACTTTATTTTTTTCAGCTTAGCTTGCGCCGTAGTTTTTCTATTGCTCGGTCTTGTCTTCAGCAAGAATCTTCTGATTGCTCTGGCTCTGGGCTTTGCAGGAGGACTTGGCTTTCCGAGGTGGTTCATCAATGCGAAACGTCGACGGCGTTTTGATGCGTTTCTAAATGAGCTGCCGAACGCCGTGGACATCATCGTCCGCGGTGTGAAAGCAGGTTTGCCGTTGGGAGACTGCATCCGGATCGTATCCAATGAAGCAGCTGAGCCGGTCGCAAGTGAATTTCAAAAAATCGTTGAGACGCAGGTTATGGGCATTTCGCTGACGGATTCGGTGGCGAGGCTTCCCGAGCGTGTTCCGGTCGCTGAGGCGAATTTTTTCGCGATTGTGGTCGCGATTCAGCAAAAGGCCGGCGGGGGTCTGTCCGAGGCGCTGGGAAATCTATCCAAAGTCTTGCGGGGCCGAAAGACAATGAAGCGAAAAATTCAGGCTCTTAGCTCTGAGGCAAAATCTTCCGCCGGTATTATTGGTTCGCTGCCATTTCTAGTTACAGGAGCTATGTATCTGATTGCTCCCGACTACATCATGCTTTTGTTTACAAGAACTACCGGTCACATCATCATTGCTGGCGGTTTGTTTTGGATGTTCTGCGGCATCATGGTGATGCGTAAGATGATTAACTTCGACTTCTAG
- a CDS encoding type II secretion system F family protein, protein MDLEAIANSQFLIAVLAAVAVAGTLYSLIVPFFERDTLKSRMKSVALERDKMRARERSRLAAEKNDPRTALRAKPKEQVKNIVDRLNLMSMLSDEETKNKLRMAGYRGTGPLYTFLFARVALPGILLIVAAFYAFVILVDAFPLVTRLAGCIFVAGLGVFIPNLYVQNRITNRQLSIRRAWPDALDLMLICVESGMSIEAAFGRVAEEIGVQSIPLAEELTLTNAELSYLGERRLAYENLATRTGVDGVKNVMMALIQAERYGTPVGNAIRVMSDDNREQRMQEAEKKAASLPPKLTVPMIVFFLPVLFFVILGPAVMQVMDTFGSPK, encoded by the coding sequence ATGGACCTGGAAGCAATTGCCAATAGCCAATTCCTGATTGCTGTGTTGGCGGCGGTAGCAGTCGCTGGAACGCTCTACTCACTGATCGTTCCCTTTTTTGAGCGAGATACTTTGAAGTCGCGCATGAAGTCGGTGGCGCTCGAGCGCGACAAGATGCGTGCGCGGGAAAGATCACGTCTTGCGGCCGAGAAGAATGATCCTCGCACAGCGTTACGTGCCAAACCCAAAGAGCAAGTCAAGAACATCGTAGATCGCTTGAACTTGATGTCGATGCTGTCTGATGAAGAAACCAAGAACAAGCTGAGAATGGCAGGTTATCGAGGCACCGGCCCACTATACACTTTCCTCTTTGCCCGTGTTGCGCTGCCTGGCATTCTGCTAATTGTCGCGGCATTTTACGCCTTTGTAATTCTCGTTGATGCGTTTCCGCTTGTAACTCGGTTGGCAGGTTGCATCTTTGTTGCGGGCCTGGGCGTTTTCATACCTAACCTTTACGTGCAAAATCGAATTACCAATCGTCAGCTTTCGATCCGCCGGGCATGGCCCGATGCCCTGGATTTGATGCTGATTTGTGTTGAGTCTGGAATGTCGATTGAAGCCGCCTTTGGGCGGGTTGCGGAAGAGATCGGGGTGCAATCAATTCCGCTAGCAGAGGAATTGACGCTTACGAATGCCGAGTTGTCGTATCTCGGAGAACGAAGGTTGGCTTACGAAAATCTCGCTACGCGAACCGGCGTTGATGGCGTCAAGAACGTTATGATGGCTCTCATTCAGGCTGAACGGTACGGAACGCCTGTCGGAAATGCGATCCGCGTAATGTCAGACGACAATCGTGAGCAACGTATGCAGGAAGCTGAGAAAAAGGCAGCATCCCTGCCGCCCAAACTGACGGTTCCTATGATTGTCTTTTTCCTGCCAGTCTTGTTTTTTGTTATTTTGGGCCCGGCCGTTATGCAGGTCATGGATACATTTGGATCACCTAAGTAA
- a CDS encoding tetratricopeptide repeat protein gives MPSQTNNLQRRRSRLVPIAAAMSVLMLAAGCSATKRGSIGTHASATSQPYAAPGSAQARRAVSSWGAQYEKNRQDKTATLGYADALRQNGQITQSMAVLRSAVIAHPRDREIASAYGKILAMNGKFGEALNVLQRAQSPQMPDWKLMSAEAAVHDQMGNHERARALYNQALKIQPNDASLLNNLGLSHLLSNQLPEAEYTLRKASALPGADSRVRQNLALVLGVQGKFSEAEQVARAELDPRQAEANIAYLRQMLSDNG, from the coding sequence ATGCCTTCTCAAACCAACAATCTGCAGCGTCGTCGTTCGCGCCTGGTTCCCATTGCCGCGGCAATGAGCGTTCTCATGTTGGCAGCAGGTTGCTCGGCGACGAAGCGCGGCAGCATCGGCACTCATGCCTCTGCCACCAGTCAGCCCTATGCGGCACCAGGTTCAGCTCAGGCACGGCGCGCCGTTTCAAGCTGGGGCGCGCAGTACGAGAAAAACCGTCAGGACAAAACCGCCACTCTTGGTTATGCGGACGCACTGCGGCAAAACGGACAGATAACGCAGTCGATGGCAGTTCTGCGCAGCGCCGTGATCGCCCATCCCAGGGATCGAGAAATCGCGTCAGCCTACGGCAAGATCCTGGCGATGAATGGCAAGTTTGGCGAAGCCCTTAACGTTCTGCAGCGCGCTCAATCCCCGCAGATGCCTGACTGGAAGCTTATGTCGGCAGAAGCGGCTGTGCACGACCAGATGGGTAATCATGAGCGCGCGCGAGCTCTCTACAATCAAGCGCTCAAGATCCAGCCAAACGATGCCAGCCTTCTGAACAACCTCGGCCTGTCTCACCTTTTATCCAACCAGTTGCCGGAAGCAGAATACACGCTACGCAAGGCTTCGGCCCTTCCTGGTGCCGACAGCAGAGTGCGGCAGAACCTGGCGCTCGTCCTTGGCGTTCAGGGCAAATTCTCCGAAGCTGAACAAGTTGCCCGCGCTGAGTTGGATCCGCGACAGGCGGAAGCAAACATCGCCTACCTGCGGCAGATGCTCTCAGACAACGGTTGA
- a CDS encoding leucyl aminopeptidase family protein, which produces MRHSLIRKSEALNPTPIYAVNEASVDSVVGQLGSAAGNWVSRHGFKGEPGRTLVVPAAEGSQVAVLYGTDEEGLSSTFALGSLVTALPSGDYVFETPFPDIELGLLGFALSSYRFNRYRKSGGDLPRLVVPDVVDLERLYKVLDGVELARDLINTPANDLGPEELAAAITKLFEEHGGNGEVIVGEDLLERGFPMVHAVGRASANAPRLADFTWGDEKAPKVTLVGKGVIFDTGGLDIKPASAMTLMKKDMGGAANVLGLASMIMAAKLPVRLRVIVPCVENAISGTAFRPGDVLPSRKGLTVEIGNTDAEGRLVLADALALADEEAPDLLIDMATLTGAARVALGPDLPPFYTEDDELAEEIALLSEAGADPLWRLPLWQPYMKYLDSKIADINHINTSGVGFAGSITAALFLSRFVENTSAWVHFDIYGWTPIDKPGKPSGGEAQGIRCLFDLVSEKYSS; this is translated from the coding sequence TTGCGCCACTCCCTTATCCGCAAAAGCGAAGCGTTGAACCCGACGCCGATCTACGCAGTCAACGAGGCAAGTGTCGACAGTGTCGTCGGCCAGCTAGGATCAGCGGCTGGGAACTGGGTCTCACGTCACGGATTTAAGGGTGAGCCGGGGCGCACACTTGTGGTTCCAGCAGCAGAAGGCTCACAGGTTGCGGTTCTTTACGGCACCGATGAGGAGGGGCTCTCCTCGACTTTTGCTTTAGGCTCACTGGTAACCGCGCTGCCATCCGGGGACTATGTTTTCGAAACTCCATTTCCAGACATTGAATTGGGTCTCTTGGGCTTCGCCCTCTCGTCCTACCGCTTCAACCGTTATCGAAAATCCGGAGGTGATCTCCCGCGACTTGTGGTTCCAGATGTCGTCGACCTTGAGCGCTTGTACAAGGTCTTAGATGGCGTAGAACTCGCCCGTGATTTGATCAACACGCCTGCCAATGATCTTGGTCCGGAGGAGTTAGCCGCCGCGATCACCAAACTCTTTGAAGAGCATGGCGGAAATGGTGAAGTCATCGTCGGCGAGGATCTATTGGAACGGGGATTTCCCATGGTTCATGCTGTTGGCCGGGCAAGTGCCAACGCGCCGCGACTGGCCGACTTCACCTGGGGGGATGAGAAGGCGCCCAAGGTCACGCTCGTTGGCAAGGGGGTGATCTTTGATACGGGTGGTCTCGACATCAAACCCGCCAGTGCGATGACGTTGATGAAGAAAGACATGGGAGGAGCAGCCAACGTCCTTGGCCTCGCATCCATGATCATGGCAGCGAAACTGCCTGTTCGCCTTCGGGTCATTGTGCCCTGCGTCGAGAACGCCATTTCGGGAACCGCCTTCCGGCCCGGCGACGTCTTGCCAAGTCGCAAGGGTCTTACGGTCGAAATTGGGAACACGGATGCTGAAGGTCGGTTGGTGCTCGCAGATGCACTCGCACTCGCTGACGAGGAAGCGCCGGATCTCCTGATCGATATGGCGACGTTGACGGGGGCAGCGCGGGTCGCGCTCGGGCCGGATCTGCCACCCTTCTACACTGAAGATGATGAGCTGGCAGAGGAGATCGCTCTTCTCTCTGAGGCGGGCGCCGATCCACTGTGGCGTCTGCCGCTCTGGCAACCCTACATGAAGTACCTCGACAGCAAGATTGCCGATATCAATCATATCAATACATCAGGGGTTGGTTTTGCCGGCTCGATCACGGCGGCCCTGTTTTTGTCCCGTTTCGTCGAAAACACCTCTGCCTGGGTTCATTTCGACATCTATGGCTGGACGCCGATTGATAAGCCCGGCAAGCCGTCCGGAGGTGAGGCGCAGGGTATTCGCTGCCTCTTCGACCTTGTCAGTGAGAAATATTCGTCCTGA
- a CDS encoding MarR family transcriptional regulator, which produces MAVEIRASQALKLLHEVNLALVRDQEQDLSARQITILMTVYLEPPPHTVRGLAAKLNVTKPAITRALDTLGGMRLLSRKRDEADRRNVIITRTVEGALYLEQLGDLVVEKARELPR; this is translated from the coding sequence ATGGCAGTTGAGATACGCGCGTCTCAGGCACTGAAGCTTTTGCACGAGGTAAATCTGGCGCTTGTAAGAGATCAGGAGCAGGATCTTTCGGCGCGCCAGATCACGATCCTTATGACGGTCTATCTTGAGCCACCGCCCCACACGGTAAGGGGGTTGGCTGCCAAGTTGAATGTTACAAAACCTGCGATCACACGAGCACTGGATACACTCGGGGGTATGAGGCTTCTATCCAGGAAAAGGGATGAAGCTGATCGGCGGAACGTTATCATTACGAGAACGGTTGAAGGTGCGCTTTACCTAGAGCAACTTGGAGATCTTGTCGTTGAAAAAGCACGTGAGCTACCCCGTTAG
- a CDS encoding NlpC/P60 family protein — MPVDLDRRLHPVRSDLAASGYEDRVVAEKFVPGVVKIVTADYLDMRPAPDLEKPIDSQALLGEVVTVFEETDDGWSWGQLETDGYVGWVLSEGLGAHLSSTHQVSSLRTYRYPVSDLKFPPLGLISIGAHVSVVDRKTMRGLDYAILSDGSAVVARHLLPLGETLVDWVGVAEQFIGTPYRWGGRTSLGLDCSALVQLSACFAGHALLRDSDMQERDAGVQLSDVELSDLQRGDLVFWKGHVGIIQEQNRLLHANGHTMIVSSEPLDEAVERISKNEWGAVTSLRRL; from the coding sequence ATGCCCGTTGACCTCGATCGTCGTCTTCATCCGGTCCGCTCTGACCTCGCCGCAAGTGGCTATGAGGATCGTGTCGTGGCCGAAAAATTTGTGCCAGGCGTAGTCAAGATCGTGACCGCTGACTATCTGGATATGAGACCAGCACCCGATCTTGAGAAACCAATCGACAGCCAAGCGCTCCTTGGTGAAGTTGTGACCGTTTTCGAGGAGACAGACGACGGTTGGTCTTGGGGCCAGCTCGAGACGGATGGGTATGTTGGCTGGGTTTTGTCGGAGGGCCTGGGCGCACATCTCTCATCGACGCATCAAGTGTCGTCCCTGCGGACCTATCGCTATCCGGTCTCCGATCTCAAATTTCCTCCCCTTGGTTTGATCTCTATCGGTGCACATGTTTCGGTCGTCGACCGCAAGACGATGCGCGGCCTGGACTACGCAATCTTGAGCGATGGGTCGGCTGTTGTTGCGCGCCACCTCCTTCCATTGGGTGAGACGTTGGTGGATTGGGTTGGCGTTGCAGAACAGTTCATCGGCACACCTTACCGTTGGGGCGGTCGCACTAGCCTCGGCCTGGATTGTTCAGCGTTGGTTCAACTATCTGCCTGCTTTGCTGGGCACGCACTGCTGCGCGACAGCGATATGCAGGAGAGAGACGCAGGTGTTCAGCTCTCCGATGTCGAACTGTCTGACCTTCAACGGGGCGATCTGGTGTTTTGGAAGGGACATGTCGGGATCATTCAGGAGCAGAACCGTCTTCTGCATGCAAACGGGCACACCATGATTGTTTCCAGTGAGCCTCTCGATGAGGCTGTGGAGCGGATTTCAAAAAATGAGTGGGGTGCAGTCACAAGTCTACGGCGTTTGTAG
- the rmuC gene encoding DNA recombination protein RmuC, with translation MQTVLFVLSGHPVTALEASVAGGLFLLLLIAWLVLGSRRQLRIRAEAETAATERIHELESHLATLLKSQGEMTGRMQTMAEVFGSRQSDMMRAVNDRLDGMGHKLGISMADTTKQTHEGLRQLHERLAVIDRAQRTITDLSGQVVELQTILSNKQTRGAFGQGRMEAIIQDQLPPSGYNFQATLSTGSRPDCLVHMPNGAPSLAIDAKFPLEAFNLLRHAKSDDQLKQAQAQFRRDFTKHIQDIREKYLLPGETQDTAFLFVPSESVFAELNEGFEDLVQKAHRSRVVIVSPSLLMLSIQVIQAVLRDARMREQAHLIQAEVAHLTADVGRLNDRVLKLQTHFGQANKDIDQILISTDKIAKRSQKIEDLDLGEISGEAASAEALPSEH, from the coding sequence ATGCAGACTGTTCTTTTTGTCCTGAGTGGCCATCCTGTGACTGCGCTGGAGGCTTCTGTCGCTGGCGGCCTTTTCCTTTTGTTGCTTATCGCGTGGCTGGTTTTGGGGTCGCGGCGGCAGCTGCGAATTCGCGCCGAAGCCGAAACAGCAGCCACCGAGCGTATTCACGAGCTGGAGAGCCACCTTGCGACACTTTTGAAGTCGCAGGGGGAAATGACAGGCCGTATGCAGACGATGGCCGAGGTGTTCGGATCGCGACAGTCGGACATGATGCGCGCAGTAAACGACCGTCTCGACGGGATGGGCCACAAGCTCGGCATATCCATGGCCGACACGACCAAGCAGACGCACGAGGGACTGCGCCAGCTGCATGAACGCCTGGCCGTGATCGACCGCGCCCAGCGCACCATCACCGATCTGTCAGGGCAGGTCGTGGAGCTGCAAACCATCCTTTCCAACAAGCAAACGCGAGGCGCTTTTGGCCAGGGAAGAATGGAAGCGATTATCCAGGATCAGCTGCCGCCAAGCGGGTACAATTTTCAGGCAACGCTCTCGACCGGTTCTCGCCCGGACTGCCTGGTACATATGCCTAACGGCGCGCCCTCCCTCGCAATCGATGCTAAGTTCCCTCTCGAAGCCTTTAACCTCCTCAGGCATGCCAAGAGCGACGATCAGCTCAAACAGGCGCAGGCTCAGTTTCGTCGCGACTTTACCAAGCACATTCAGGACATTCGGGAAAAATACCTTCTACCTGGCGAGACCCAAGATACGGCTTTCCTGTTTGTGCCGTCTGAAAGCGTCTTTGCCGAGTTGAATGAAGGCTTCGAGGACCTGGTCCAAAAAGCCCATAGGTCGCGGGTCGTGATCGTATCGCCATCATTGCTCATGCTATCTATCCAGGTGATACAGGCTGTTCTTCGTGATGCCAGAATGCGCGAGCAGGCACACCTCATTCAGGCCGAAGTCGCCCATCTGACCGCCGATGTCGGGCGTCTCAATGACAGGGTTTTAAAGCTACAGACCCATTTCGGACAGGCCAACAAGGATATCGATCAGATCCTGATTTCGACGGACAAGATCGCCAAGCGCAGCCAGAAGATCGAAGATCTGGATCTTGGCGAGATTTCTGGCGAAGCTGCCTCTGCAGAGGCGCTCCCTTCGGAGCATTGA
- the def gene encoding peptide deformylase, protein MTKRDIIIIPDQVLREVCEPITSVDDDVRALADDMLETMYDAPGIGLAASQIGVLKRVFVLDVAQEDAPKEPMVFINPEIVWKSVELSVYQEGCLSIPEFYEEVERPASVRVQFLNREGAEQEIEADGLLSTCIQHELDHLNGTLFIDYLSKLKRDRVMKKFAKQAKQFGKV, encoded by the coding sequence ATGACGAAACGTGACATCATAATTATTCCCGATCAGGTCCTGCGCGAAGTATGTGAGCCCATAACTTCCGTCGACGACGACGTGCGCGCTCTGGCCGATGATATGCTTGAGACAATGTATGACGCGCCGGGGATAGGCCTTGCCGCGAGTCAGATTGGCGTCTTGAAGCGCGTTTTTGTGCTTGATGTTGCCCAGGAAGATGCGCCCAAGGAGCCGATGGTCTTTATCAATCCGGAGATCGTATGGAAGAGTGTCGAGCTTTCCGTCTATCAGGAAGGTTGTCTTTCGATCCCGGAATTCTATGAAGAAGTCGAACGCCCAGCCTCGGTGAGGGTGCAGTTTCTCAACCGGGAGGGGGCCGAGCAGGAAATCGAGGCCGATGGCCTTCTGTCAACCTGCATCCAGCACGAATTGGATCACCTCAACGGAACACTCTTCATCGATTATCTGTCGAAATTGAAGCGTGATCGTGTGATGAAAAAATTCGCGAAACAGGCCAAGCAGTTCGGTAAGGTCTGA
- a CDS encoding MarC family protein, whose product MDYAFFLKMFAALFAIMNPIANLPVFLSLTADKTPAGQRAVAITLIVALVVGCCIIALAGNEILAVFGISLDAFRLAGGFLILLIALNLISGEQSKSHHGTEKEQEHHASQDNPAIYPLTVPILLGPGTISTLIIFRGQADGLAQEVAYGAAAAASVTLLGVTFLAAPLLEKLLGQTATSVMSRLMGMILAAIAMEMMVSSLKALLPGLA is encoded by the coding sequence ATGGATTATGCATTCTTCCTGAAGATGTTTGCCGCATTGTTCGCGATCATGAATCCGATCGCCAATCTCCCTGTGTTCCTGTCACTCACTGCGGACAAGACGCCCGCGGGACAACGGGCGGTCGCGATCACCTTGATCGTCGCTCTTGTCGTTGGCTGCTGCATCATCGCTCTTGCTGGCAATGAAATCCTTGCTGTGTTTGGGATCTCTCTGGACGCCTTCCGTCTGGCAGGTGGTTTTCTGATCCTTTTGATCGCGCTGAACCTGATCTCGGGTGAGCAAAGCAAGTCGCATCATGGGACCGAAAAGGAACAGGAGCATCACGCTTCTCAGGACAATCCGGCAATCTATCCGCTAACGGTGCCGATCCTTTTGGGGCCGGGAACGATTTCGACCCTGATTATCTTCCGTGGCCAAGCGGACGGACTTGCTCAGGAAGTCGCATATGGCGCGGCTGCTGCAGCTTCGGTTACGCTATTGGGCGTTACTTTCCTCGCAGCACCACTATTGGAAAAGCTGCTCGGCCAGACCGCGACAAGCGTCATGAGCCGCCTGATGGGAATGATTCTTGCGGCAATTGCGATGGAAATGATGGTGTCCAGTCTCAAAGCCCTGTTGCCGGGACTGGCCTGA